One Methanobacterium sp. genomic region harbors:
- a CDS encoding 30S ribosomal protein S15: MAIKPEWVEYSTEEIEELILKLTKEGNSTSKIGIILRDQYGIPDVKLITGQKITKILEKHDQGLEYPEDLMNLIRRAVNIREHLEENPKDLHTRRGLRIIESKIRRLVRYYTNEGVLPEGWRYDPRSAALLVK, encoded by the coding sequence ATGGCAATTAAGCCTGAATGGGTTGAATACTCAACCGAAGAAATAGAAGAGTTAATTTTAAAACTCACAAAAGAAGGAAACTCCACAAGTAAAATCGGAATTATATTAAGAGACCAGTACGGAATCCCAGATGTTAAACTCATAACCGGCCAGAAAATAACCAAAATTCTGGAAAAACATGACCAGGGACTTGAATACCCTGAAGATCTCATGAACCTCATAAGAAGAGCTGTAAACATAAGGGAACACCTTGAAGAAAATCCAAAAGACCTCCACACAAGGAGAGGTTTAAGGATTATCGAATCTAAAATAAGAAGATTAGTCAGATACTACACAAACGAAGGTGTACTCCCTGAAGGATGGAGATATGACCCAAGAAGCGCAGCATTACTTGTTAAATAG
- a CDS encoding XTP/dITP diphosphatase, translating to MVKVINFITGNKHKVKEAKGIFEKFGIELEHTDLGYPEVQGELVDVAKFGAEYAASKLEGPAIVEDAGLLIKALNWFPGTYSSYVQETLGNKGILKLMNDVEDRYAEFRSVIGYCTPKAEPEVFLGAVPGHIAYEERGNHGFAYDPLFIPEGYDKTFGELTTDEKNEFSHRRRSLEKFASWLNKHAAED from the coding sequence ATGGTCAAAGTCATAAACTTTATAACTGGTAACAAACACAAAGTTAAAGAAGCCAAAGGAATTTTTGAAAAATTTGGCATAGAGCTTGAACATACAGATTTAGGCTACCCTGAAGTGCAGGGAGAGCTGGTCGATGTAGCCAAATTTGGCGCAGAGTATGCTGCAAGCAAACTAGAAGGACCTGCAATAGTAGAAGATGCTGGTCTTCTTATTAAAGCCTTAAACTGGTTTCCAGGGACTTATTCGTCCTACGTGCAGGAAACACTTGGTAATAAAGGCATTTTAAAGCTCATGAATGATGTTGAAGACAGGTACGCCGAATTCAGGTCGGTTATTGGCTACTGCACACCCAAAGCCGAGCCCGAGGTTTTTTTAGGCGCTGTTCCAGGACATATTGCATACGAAGAGCGGGGCAATCATGGATTTGCTTACGATCCGCTTTTTATTCCAGAAGGATATGATAAGACCTTTGGAGAGCTTACAACAGATGAAAAAAATGAATTTTCTCACAGGAGAAGGTCACTTGAGAAATTTGCATCATGGTTAAATAAGCATGCTGCAGAGGACTGA
- a CDS encoding DUF5946 family protein, with the protein MKTAKSEPEMFYKLSCYTQTHPDPSFIHQYAVNAFAAQYADENTKPITITFALIGLYLHIEKDFSGREVQIAHVKLAKHRKEWPKFDLPVQRGYVTVYDVLEAPRGHERGEMIQRWCISVWDAYRDSHKKVADLVQTELYDRQKKRKNLRYNPE; encoded by the coding sequence ATGAAAACAGCGAAATCTGAACCGGAAATGTTCTACAAACTTTCCTGCTACACACAAACTCATCCAGATCCTTCATTTATCCACCAGTATGCAGTTAACGCCTTTGCAGCTCAGTATGCAGATGAAAATACAAAACCAATCACCATCACATTCGCCCTTATTGGCCTTTATCTGCATATAGAAAAAGACTTTTCAGGAAGAGAAGTGCAAATAGCACATGTTAAACTGGCAAAACATAGAAAAGAATGGCCAAAATTTGATTTACCCGTGCAAAGAGGGTATGTTACAGTTTATGATGTCCTTGAAGCTCCAAGAGGCCATGAAAGGGGTGAAATGATCCAAAGATGGTGTATTTCAGTTTGGGATGCCTACCGTGACAGCCATAAAAAAGTTGCTGATCTGGTGCAGACTGAACTGTATGATAGACAGAAAAAACGGAAAAATTTACGCTACAATCCAGAATAA
- a CDS encoding bifunctional N(6)-L-threonylcarbamoyladenine synthase/serine/threonine protein kinase, with protein MICIGIEGTAEKTGVGIVDSNGGILASCGNPLIPESGGIHPREAAEHHAAAIVPLIKDALKESKLNIEDIDLVAFSRGPGLGPGLRTTATAARSLALSLNVPIVGVNHCIGHVEIGKLTTGAEDPVSLYVSGGNTQVIAFESERYRVFGETLDIAIGNCLDQFARDVGLGHPGGPEVEKLAGKAEEYIKLPYAVKGMDLSFSGLLTAALRKYEGGAPLSDVCYSLQETAFSMLVEVTERALAHTKKREVLLCGGVAANSRLREMVSIMAEEHFAEFYMPPMKYCGDNGAMIAWMGQLMYKYGLTQQIEDTTVIQKYRTDQVDVPWMHKSGKHLVLPGKIAEKGAEANIYTCKWLNHEAFVKQRIPKSYRIPEIDRRLRKKRTKKEAKLLGEAKMCEVKTPLIYDINRKEHALVLEKIEGKLIKDVFEDASLDEIKVISRKIGENIAKLHNCGIIHGDLTTSNLILEDDSVVFIDFGLGKNSDLVEDKGVDLLVFKKAIGGIHYKIADLCFTEILKGYETADDYREIAEKIDEIEGRRRYTVNNTGQD; from the coding sequence TTGATTTGTATAGGAATAGAAGGAACTGCAGAAAAGACAGGGGTTGGGATCGTTGACAGCAACGGTGGGATCTTAGCATCATGTGGAAATCCCCTAATTCCAGAAAGTGGGGGTATTCATCCACGTGAAGCTGCAGAACATCATGCTGCCGCAATTGTTCCTTTAATAAAAGACGCTCTTAAAGAATCAAAACTAAATATAGAGGATATAGACTTAGTTGCTTTTTCTCGGGGCCCAGGACTTGGACCCGGACTTAGAACCACCGCAACTGCTGCAAGATCTCTTGCACTTTCGCTGAATGTCCCCATAGTTGGAGTAAACCACTGTATAGGTCATGTTGAAATTGGAAAACTCACAACTGGAGCAGAAGATCCGGTTTCGCTCTATGTAAGTGGAGGAAATACTCAGGTAATCGCTTTTGAGTCTGAAAGATACAGAGTATTTGGAGAAACCCTGGATATAGCTATAGGAAATTGCCTCGACCAGTTTGCAAGGGATGTTGGCCTTGGACACCCTGGAGGACCAGAGGTTGAAAAACTGGCAGGTAAAGCAGAAGAATACATTAAACTTCCCTATGCTGTTAAAGGAATGGATCTTTCATTTTCAGGACTTTTAACTGCCGCTTTAAGGAAATACGAAGGTGGAGCACCTTTAAGTGATGTATGTTACAGTCTACAGGAAACTGCTTTTTCAATGCTTGTTGAAGTAACAGAGCGAGCTTTAGCTCATACTAAAAAACGAGAAGTCTTGCTGTGTGGAGGGGTTGCTGCAAACAGCAGGCTGCGCGAAATGGTAAGTATAATGGCCGAAGAACATTTTGCAGAGTTTTATATGCCGCCTATGAAGTACTGTGGAGATAATGGAGCTATGATTGCCTGGATGGGGCAGTTGATGTATAAATACGGGTTAACTCAGCAGATAGAGGATACAACTGTGATCCAAAAGTACAGGACAGACCAGGTTGACGTTCCCTGGATGCATAAATCAGGAAAACATCTGGTTTTACCGGGGAAAATTGCAGAAAAAGGGGCAGAAGCAAACATTTACACATGTAAATGGCTGAATCACGAAGCATTTGTTAAACAGAGAATCCCAAAAAGTTACAGAATTCCTGAAATTGACCGCAGGCTGCGGAAAAAGAGGACAAAGAAAGAAGCAAAACTTTTAGGCGAAGCCAAAATGTGCGAAGTCAAAACCCCGCTCATATATGACATAAATAGGAAAGAACATGCCCTCGTTTTAGAAAAAATCGAAGGAAAACTAATTAAAGATGTTTTTGAAGATGCTTCCCTGGATGAAATAAAAGTGATTTCAAGGAAAATAGGTGAAAATATAGCAAAGCTGCACAACTGCGGCATAATTCACGGGGACCTTACAACTTCAAATTTAATTCTAGAAGATGACAGCGTAGTTTTCATAGACTTTGGACTTGGAAAAAATTCAGACTTAGTTGAGGATAAAGGTGTTGACCTCCTGGTATTTAAAAAAGCAATCGGTGGCATCCACTACAAAATTGCAGATTTATGCTTTACAGAAATCTTGAAAGGATATGAAACTGCCGATGATTATAGAGAGATAGCTGAAAAAATTGATGAAATTGAGGGAAGAAGAAGGTACACTGTAAATAATACAGGGCAAGATTAA
- the cobT gene encoding nicotinate mononucleotide-dependent phosphoribosyltransferase CobT: protein MKTLSDNAISDASTINKNIKCYGSSEILSEIKEKDSLFLCVMATTKTSNIPGITGAGATPELTEYTPAADLELVICGEPKCLPEIPQTVTGDAVAPTPAVITKASLELADVPIMVVDAGAGIKPDLPYIKLGNGPGEDVRTGNAVPNAREIFEKGVLLGKTLSKLTDHLIIGESTPAGTTTALGVLTALGYDAKQKVSGSMPENPHDLKYEAVMEGLKAAGYMEGEVVEDALRAVEIVGDPTIPAVAGIVMGSSISIVLAGGTQMTAVCSVIKGIDPEFDFSKLCIATTIFVAEDETADINQLTRQVAEIDIFAVDPEFEKSSVAGLKNYLDGSVKEGVGAGGAMMAALLKDVPMDNIRLKIEELCDKIF from the coding sequence ATGAAAACTTTATCAGATAATGCAATTTCAGATGCCAGTACCATTAATAAAAATATAAAATGCTACGGATCATCAGAAATTTTAAGTGAAATAAAAGAAAAGGATTCTTTATTTTTATGCGTAATGGCAACTACAAAAACGTCTAATATTCCTGGAATAACTGGAGCAGGCGCTACACCTGAACTTACAGAATATACTCCTGCTGCAGATCTGGAACTTGTAATATGCGGCGAACCAAAATGTCTACCCGAGATCCCACAAACAGTGACTGGAGATGCGGTTGCTCCAACTCCGGCGGTGATAACAAAAGCATCTCTTGAACTTGCAGATGTCCCTATAATGGTAGTTGATGCGGGGGCTGGAATAAAACCGGATCTTCCTTACATTAAACTGGGCAATGGGCCTGGTGAAGATGTAAGAACTGGAAATGCAGTTCCAAATGCAAGAGAAATATTTGAAAAAGGAGTTTTACTTGGAAAAACTTTATCAAAATTAACAGATCACCTTATAATTGGAGAAAGTACTCCTGCAGGAACAACAACTGCTTTAGGTGTCTTAACAGCCTTAGGATATGATGCGAAACAGAAGGTAAGCGGGAGCATGCCTGAAAACCCCCATGATTTAAAATATGAAGCAGTAATGGAAGGCCTTAAAGCTGCAGGGTATATGGAAGGAGAAGTTGTGGAAGACGCCCTGAGGGCTGTTGAAATCGTTGGAGATCCAACTATCCCTGCTGTAGCAGGAATTGTAATGGGTTCATCTATATCCATTGTGCTTGCTGGAGGTACACAGATGACTGCAGTGTGTTCTGTTATTAAAGGCATTGATCCTGAGTTTGATTTCTCTAAGCTGTGCATTGCAACAACTATTTTTGTTGCAGAAGATGAAACAGCAGATATTAACCAGCTGACCCGTCAGGTTGCTGAAATAGATATTTTTGCAGTTGACCCTGAATTTGAAAAATCTTCCGTTGCAGGGCTTAAAAATTACTTAGACGGTTCTGTAAAAGAAGGGGTCGGTGCTGGTGGAGCAATGATGGCTGCATTACTTAAAGATGTTCCTATGGATAATATAAGATTGAAAATCGAAGAATTATGCGATAAAATCTTTTAA
- a CDS encoding stage II sporulation protein M, with product MIGHENLNKKVINCLKHAAPSKYSFLIFSLFYVSGLVFSILKPQYAASFFYYGFFLGVMEVKIQFPDIISLNYILNQFIYYLGRISFDIFLNNITLMVLCVFTGVAIVPVMLTGLFAFSGSLTGMLVMKFGIFKAVLILLGSFHLPLEILAALLSIDAFLKFYGSFANAILKHDFTVFKALKNEFLPLILSIAVVLATAAILEVFWSTWWVYILTNHYISWYDFYFGVRSVFVY from the coding sequence ATGATTGGACATGAAAATTTAAATAAAAAAGTTATAAACTGCTTGAAACATGCGGCACCATCTAAATACTCTTTTTTAATTTTTAGTTTATTTTATGTATCTGGTCTGGTATTTTCAATCTTAAAACCACAATATGCGGCATCTTTTTTTTATTATGGGTTCTTTCTTGGAGTTATGGAAGTTAAAATACAATTTCCAGATATTATTTCATTAAATTACATTCTAAATCAATTTATTTATTATTTAGGAAGAATTTCATTTGATATTTTTTTAAATAATATTACATTAATGGTTTTATGTGTCTTCACAGGTGTTGCTATTGTTCCTGTTATGTTAACAGGTTTATTCGCGTTTTCAGGGTCTCTTACAGGCATGCTTGTAATGAAATTTGGAATTTTTAAGGCTGTTTTGATACTTTTAGGATCTTTTCATCTGCCGCTGGAGATTTTAGCTGCTCTTTTATCAATAGATGCATTTTTAAAGTTTTATGGCTCTTTTGCAAATGCAATATTGAAGCATGATTTCACTGTATTTAAAGCTCTTAAAAATGAATTTTTGCCTTTGATTTTAAGTATTGCTGTAGTTTTAGCTACCGCTGCTATTTTAGAGGTCTTTTGGAGCACGTGGTGGGTGTACATCCTTACTAATCACTATATTTCGTGGTATGATTTCTATTTTGGTGTCCGCTCTGTTTTTGTATACTAA
- a CDS encoding helix-turn-helix transcriptional regulator, producing MKTRIKEFRAKYNLTQAELAEKVGVRRETIVFLEKGKYNPSLKLAHDIAVILETSIDELFIFEE from the coding sequence ATGAAAACAAGAATAAAAGAATTCAGGGCTAAATACAACTTGACTCAGGCGGAACTTGCTGAAAAAGTTGGTGTCAGGAGGGAAACTATTGTATTTCTTGAAAAGGGGAAATATAATCCCTCGCTTAAATTAGCTCATGATATTGCTGTAATTTTAGAAACTAGCATTGATGAACTGTTTATTTTTGAGGAATAA
- the uppP gene encoding undecaprenyl-diphosphatase UppP, whose product MDIIQALVLGIVQGLTEFLPVSSSAHLVFVPYIIGTTSSLAYDTLLHIGTLIAVVAYFWNDIVNMFKSFFSSLLDIPRGQFLKGLQENQFKKLAWFIIIGSIPAGLAGILFKSSFESLFNSITMVGVFLIVTGFLLWGSEMVSRKISDKTSLKEMSLKNSIIIGIAQAFSIAPGISRSGATISTGLFLGVERELAARYSFLLSIPAILGAALVQAKDISSIMDISSAAAIAGFIAAIISGYLAVKFMLKLIKERNLLPFAYYCWIVGPLAIILSYIYHL is encoded by the coding sequence ATGGATATAATTCAAGCACTAGTTCTAGGGATTGTTCAGGGATTAACTGAATTTTTACCTGTAAGCAGCTCAGCTCACCTGGTATTTGTCCCTTACATCATTGGGACCACCTCAAGCTTAGCTTATGATACCCTGTTACATATTGGAACACTGATAGCGGTAGTAGCTTATTTCTGGAACGATATAGTAAACATGTTCAAATCATTCTTCTCCAGCTTATTAGACATACCTCGGGGCCAGTTCCTCAAGGGCCTACAAGAAAACCAATTCAAAAAACTAGCATGGTTTATAATAATTGGTAGTATACCTGCAGGATTAGCTGGAATTCTCTTCAAATCAAGCTTCGAAAGTTTATTTAACAGCATAACTATGGTAGGAGTATTTTTAATTGTAACTGGATTTTTACTTTGGGGATCAGAGATGGTGTCAAGAAAAATCAGTGACAAAACAAGCTTAAAAGAAATGAGCCTTAAAAACTCCATAATAATTGGTATTGCTCAAGCATTTTCTATAGCCCCCGGAATATCCCGTTCAGGAGCTACAATTTCTACAGGACTATTTTTAGGAGTTGAAAGAGAATTAGCAGCACGTTATAGTTTCTTACTATCCATACCTGCAATATTAGGGGCAGCCCTCGTGCAGGCAAAGGACATCAGTTCTATTATGGATATCAGCAGTGCAGCTGCCATAGCTGGTTTTATAGCTGCAATTATAAGCGGTTATCTAGCCGTGAAATTTATGCTAAAATTAATAAAGGAAAGAAATTTACTTCCATTTGCTTACTACTGCTGGATAGTAGGTCCGCTGGCAATAATTTTAAGCTATATCTACCATTTATAA
- a CDS encoding PsbP-related protein, with translation MKKWIFVLAVLALIIAVSGCTTSQQAPANKTYSENGLSFIYPGTWSELDKTAYQSALDDKGEILAAVGDGSTIFGVARLNKIKNHTDVTLNSLVIYYNATLNVNGTKYVSEGPVTVGGVKGYEITVKASENYLSGVLFIKNRTAYLAVFESSDNDQKTFNQILNSLKIP, from the coding sequence ATGAAAAAATGGATATTTGTATTAGCTGTCTTAGCTTTAATTATTGCAGTCTCTGGATGTACAACCAGTCAACAGGCACCGGCTAATAAGACTTACTCTGAAAATGGTTTATCATTCATTTATCCTGGAACTTGGAGTGAACTAGATAAAACAGCTTATCAGAGTGCTTTAGATGATAAAGGTGAAATATTAGCAGCTGTAGGTGATGGATCTACAATTTTTGGGGTAGCCCGGCTTAACAAGATTAAGAATCATACAGATGTCACATTGAACAGTTTGGTAATATATTATAATGCTACGCTAAACGTTAACGGTACAAAATATGTATCAGAAGGCCCTGTAACTGTTGGTGGAGTTAAAGGATATGAAATAACTGTAAAAGCATCAGAAAATTATTTATCTGGAGTTTTGTTCATTAAAAATCGTACAGCTTATCTGGCTGTTTTTGAATCCTCTGATAATGATCAAAAAACGTTTAATCAGATATTAAATAGCCTTAAAATACCTTAA
- a CDS encoding branched-chain amino acid transaminase, translated as MAFDETGKIWFNGEFVNWKDANIHVLSHVVHYGSSVFEGIRCYNTKKGSAILRLREHVERLFNSGKIYRMEIPYTVDEICDAIIETVKINNLKDCYIRPIAFRGYKELGVYPLNCPMDTVIAAWEWGKYLGDEAIENGVDIGVSTWRRMAPNTLPNMAKAGANYMNSQLAKMESVSNGFDEAIMLDYHGTVSEGSGENVFLVKDGELYTPHASLSLLSGITRDSITKLAEDMGIKVNEEPIPREMLYLADEIFMTGTAAEVTPVRSVDGIKIGNGKRGEITEKLQTRFFNIVGGVEEDEHGWLTFIE; from the coding sequence ATGGCTTTTGATGAAACTGGAAAAATATGGTTTAACGGTGAATTCGTTAACTGGAAAGACGCAAATATACATGTTCTATCTCACGTTGTTCACTACGGTTCAAGCGTATTTGAAGGCATAAGATGCTACAACACAAAAAAAGGCTCCGCTATATTGCGTTTGCGAGAGCACGTTGAAAGGTTGTTTAATTCTGGAAAGATCTACAGGATGGAAATTCCATACACCGTAGATGAAATTTGCGATGCTATAATCGAAACTGTAAAGATTAACAACTTAAAAGACTGCTATATACGGCCTATTGCATTTAGAGGATATAAAGAATTGGGTGTTTACCCCTTGAACTGCCCTATGGATACTGTAATTGCAGCATGGGAATGGGGAAAATATCTTGGTGATGAGGCCATTGAAAATGGTGTAGATATAGGTGTCTCAACATGGAGGCGAATGGCGCCAAATACACTTCCTAATATGGCAAAGGCAGGGGCCAACTATATGAATTCTCAACTGGCAAAGATGGAATCTGTAAGCAATGGTTTTGATGAGGCAATAATGCTTGATTACCATGGAACAGTTAGTGAAGGAAGTGGTGAAAACGTATTTTTAGTTAAAGATGGTGAACTGTACACTCCACACGCTTCTTTGTCTCTGCTTTCTGGAATCACAAGGGACTCTATAACTAAATTAGCTGAAGATATGGGAATTAAAGTAAATGAAGAGCCCATTCCAAGGGAAATGCTTTACCTTGCAGATGAAATTTTCATGACAGGTACAGCAGCTGAAGTTACCCCTGTCAGATCTGTTGACGGGATAAAAATCGGGAATGGAAAGCGGGGAGAAATTACAGAAAAATTACAGACCAGGTTCTTCAACATCGTTGGAGGTGTTGAGGAAGATGAACACGGCTGGTTAACTTTTATAGAGTAA
- a CDS encoding restriction endonuclease codes for MRKLEKNRLVDFVAKIMEKSGFKVHKYFKTSKHLVDIYGVLPTVLGDIGVVVACKNYEERWKVGLDVLKEMEMVAKTLQASKVIVITTSTFSDNALGYANGRNITLIDKDELMNIAKSLSKKNIETSENYDDEEVEEDEETYVLPSDSAGSSFLSRGRRGSLTGKKRNISNSDVSNNFKKWSKTLLSNPIALIIIVLAVSTLIPYLIHINKALLGILRIFIAAVLSYGIVMAVERDITVTLIRGSTVFFVTLIIYIALIFLT; via the coding sequence GTGAGGAAGTTGGAAAAAAATAGATTGGTCGATTTTGTAGCTAAAATCATGGAAAAGTCTGGATTTAAGGTCCATAAATACTTTAAAACATCAAAGCACCTTGTGGACATATACGGAGTTTTACCTACTGTTTTAGGAGATATCGGCGTAGTAGTAGCGTGTAAAAACTACGAAGAAAGGTGGAAAGTAGGTTTAGATGTACTTAAAGAAATGGAAATGGTAGCAAAAACCCTCCAGGCATCCAAGGTAATAGTTATAACAACCTCAACTTTTTCAGATAATGCCCTGGGTTATGCAAATGGTAGAAATATCACCCTCATAGATAAAGATGAATTGATGAATATTGCCAAATCACTTTCCAAGAAGAATATAGAAACTAGTGAAAATTATGATGACGAAGAAGTAGAAGAGGATGAAGAAACCTATGTACTTCCTTCTGATTCTGCAGGTAGTTCCTTCCTAAGTCGGGGTAGAAGAGGTTCGCTGACCGGGAAGAAAAGGAATATATCAAATAGTGACGTATCCAATAACTTTAAAAAATGGAGTAAAACTTTATTAAGTAATCCAATAGCACTTATTATAATTGTATTAGCTGTTTCAACACTTATACCCTATCTTATACATATAAATAAGGCACTTTTAGGGATTTTAAGGATTTTTATTGCAGCTGTGCTGTCTTATGGAATAGTAATGGCTGTAGAAAGAGATATAACTGTAACTCTAATAAGGGGAAGTACAGTATTTTTCGTGACCCTGATTATATACATAGCACTAATATTTTTAACCTGA
- the surE gene encoding 5'/3'-nucleotidase SurE: MRILITNDDGVNSSGIVAAKDAVRELGDIYVVAPATQQSGIGHALTLFEPMRVSSSNLRDGSEAYSVSGTPTDSLILGMYEIMDEKPDLVISGINIGENLGMAELTTSGTIGAAMEAAAHGVPAIAASIQVTRDDIKFHDGHVDLDFSFAQKVIKRLSKMIIKKGLPEGIDFLNLNIPSHPESHKIKLTRLGKRMYSIHIQKRLDPRGREYYWIAGDPVGVDEEGTDVHVLRYDKCPTITPVSLDCTSDLHLMKDWLE; this comes from the coding sequence ATGCGAATTTTAATAACTAATGATGACGGGGTTAACTCATCTGGGATTGTAGCAGCAAAAGATGCTGTTCGTGAACTTGGGGATATCTACGTCGTGGCACCAGCAACACAGCAAAGCGGAATAGGACATGCACTCACACTTTTTGAACCAATGAGAGTTAGTTCATCTAATTTAAGGGATGGAAGCGAGGCTTATTCAGTTTCAGGAACACCAACAGACTCTTTAATACTTGGAATGTATGAAATAATGGATGAAAAACCAGATCTAGTTATTTCAGGTATTAATATTGGTGAAAATCTAGGCATGGCCGAACTTACAACTTCGGGTACCATAGGCGCGGCAATGGAGGCCGCTGCTCATGGAGTACCTGCTATAGCTGCTTCTATACAGGTTACAAGAGATGATATTAAATTTCACGATGGCCATGTAGACCTTGATTTTAGCTTCGCTCAGAAAGTTATAAAAAGACTTTCTAAGATGATCATCAAAAAAGGCCTTCCTGAAGGAATCGATTTTTTAAATTTAAACATCCCTTCACATCCAGAAAGCCATAAAATTAAATTAACACGGCTTGGAAAGAGAATGTATTCTATCCATATTCAAAAAAGACTTGATCCAAGGGGAAGAGAATATTACTGGATCGCAGGGGATCCTGTAGGAGTAGATGAAGAGGGCACTGATGTACATGTGCTCAGGTATGATAAATGTCCTACTATAACTCCTGTATCGCTTGATTGTACCTCTGATCTTCATTTAATGAAAGATTGGCTTGAATAA
- a CDS encoding DUF2098 family protein — translation MEILDINGKQIHRNLQVKYIRTHTTGKVTDILVKEDTVWVKLDSSGLYYRIDYIEVIENNGAYIKPDKNKKRVKSGKFGVANPAVISDHADGPGYGGG, via the coding sequence ATGGAAATATTAGATATAAACGGAAAACAAATCCATAGGAATCTGCAAGTTAAGTATATAAGGACGCATACAACTGGAAAGGTAACTGATATTCTAGTTAAAGAAGATACTGTATGGGTTAAACTTGATTCCAGCGGTCTTTACTATAGGATTGATTATATTGAGGTCATCGAAAATAATGGAGCATATATAAAGCCAGATAAAAATAAAAAAAGAGTAAAGTCTGGAAAATTTGGCGTTGCGAATCCAGCTGTGATTTCTGATCATGCAGACGGCCCTGGTTATGGAGGGGGTTGA
- a CDS encoding CPBP family intramembrane glutamic endopeptidase yields MSRITFLDNASGSKNNWWRYILTIILTWPVPMAVTAVIFIPVFIIFGLIAIATNTSDMSYTIASNPLFELLLTGISAAISILLLYLCIEFIHKRKFISIINTVCRVDWVRILKGAGIWFAILTVGSLIELIIDPGSVKVTFNPSTFIFLLLLSLLVFPLQASFEELFFRGYLMQAVGILTKKPIIPLMVTSVIFAALHFWNGTDMIMSVDIVLQVFIIGITLGIITLGENRLETAMGVHIANNIFVSVVVNSASGGFEGLPSILTSYGTPNPVTDVPIFVLYALALIGVVFWNKKDMLLNIFRDTVDVEMDKIEAKEI; encoded by the coding sequence ATGTCCAGGATAACATTTTTAGATAATGCATCGGGAAGTAAAAACAATTGGTGGAGATACATTTTAACCATTATTTTAACATGGCCAGTGCCTATGGCAGTGACAGCAGTGATTTTTATCCCTGTCTTCATAATTTTTGGATTAATAGCTATAGCAACCAATACTTCGGACATGTCTTATACAATAGCTTCAAATCCTTTATTTGAACTTTTATTAACTGGTATATCTGCCGCAATTTCGATTTTACTCCTTTATTTATGCATAGAATTTATCCATAAAAGGAAATTCATATCTATAATTAACACGGTCTGTAGAGTAGATTGGGTAAGAATATTAAAAGGTGCGGGAATATGGTTTGCTATTTTAACAGTCGGGTCATTAATTGAGTTAATAATTGATCCAGGCAGTGTTAAAGTAACTTTTAATCCAAGTACATTTATTTTCCTCCTGCTTTTGAGTCTGCTGGTATTTCCACTTCAAGCATCCTTTGAAGAGCTGTTTTTTAGAGGATATCTTATGCAGGCAGTAGGGATACTCACAAAAAAGCCAATAATTCCTTTAATGGTTACATCTGTAATTTTTGCGGCTCTTCACTTCTGGAACGGTACAGATATGATTATGAGTGTAGATATAGTGCTCCAGGTATTTATTATTGGAATAACACTTGGTATAATAACTTTAGGAGAAAACAGGCTGGAAACAGCAATGGGAGTGCACATTGCAAACAATATCTTTGTCTCTGTAGTAGTTAATAGTGCAAGTGGTGGATTTGAAGGTCTTCCATCTATATTAACATCATATGGAACCCCTAATCCTGTAACAGATGTTCCAATATTTGTTTTATATGCTTTAGCATTGATAGGCGTTGTTTTCTGGAATAAAAAAGATATGTTGCTCAATATTTTCAGGGATACAGTTGATGTAGAAATGGATAAAATTGAAGCTAAAGAGATTTAA